GTTTCACTGCATCTTGGGCAGCTAAGTTTGCTTCAAGACAAACTTTGTGGATTTCAAGTGACTTAGCATCAGGTTTACCAAAAGCAACTGTCCGGGTGGCATCACTCATATAACCTTTGTGTAATGTCCCAAGATCAAAAAGCACTAATGCATCAGGCGTTAAAATGTTAGCTTCTGGGCCACCATGTGGGTTAGCAGCATTGATGCCAGATTGCACAATCGTGTCGAAACTCATATGCATGACACCTTTACGCATTAAAGCATATTCGATTTCAGCAACGATATCTTGTTCTGTTTTACCCGCTTTTAAAGCATTGAAACCAACTTCAAAGGCGTAGTCAGCTTCGCGGCCGGCTGCTTCCATTAAAGCAATTTCTGCAGGTGTTTTGATTAATTTTAAGTTTTCCATGAAGCGTGAGGCATCGCCAGGGAAAGTTGCGTTAGGGAATTGCTTTAGAATGGCTTCATAACGTTGAACGGGAAGATCATCTTTTTCAAGGGCCCAACGTGTTGGGTTGGCGATGCGTTTCTTGATTTGATCGGCGATGATAGCATATGGGTCTTCATGATCAAGGTAACCATAGACATCAAGTTTCCAGCCAGCTTTTTTGGCAGATTCAACTTCTAATTGTGGTGTAAATAGGAATGGGTCCTGATCTGCAAAAACGAAGAGCGCTAAAACCCGTTCTGCAGGATCACTTTCAAAACCAGTGAAATAGAGGATGTTCGTTGGATTACTAATGTAAGCCACATCCATATTATTCTCGACAAGCCAATTTTGTAATTGAGCTAATTGATTATTCATCTAAAGCACTTCCTTTACAGTTGATAATCACAGTATAGCACAGAAAATGTAAACGTTAATGTAAACTGCAAATGAAAACAAAAATGAAAATTTCATAAAAATGATGTAAACCGCTTGCATTTGCCTTAAATATCTGTTAAATTAGTCAAGAAGTGAAATGAAAACAAATGAAAATACAATATATTTTATTTTGCGAATGAAAGGAATCATTTTAAAATGGAAAAACAAACAATTACAATTTACGACGTTGCGCGCGAAGCTGACGTATCAATGGCGACCGTCTCACGGGTTGTTAACGGGAACCCAAACGTTAAACCTGCCACTCGCAAGAAAGTGCTGGAAGTTATCGATCGTTTAGACTATCGTCCTAATGCGGTTGCTCGTGGTTTGGCAAGTAAGAAAACAACAACGGTGGGGGTTATTATTCCAGACGTTAGTGATATTTACTTTGCTTCATTAGCACGTGGGATTGATGATGTTGCCACCATGTACAAGTACAACATCATTTTAGCGAACTCCGATGAAAACAATCAAAAGGAAGTTCAAGTATTGAATACCTTATTGGCTAAACAAGTGGATGGTTTAATCTACATGGGGCACAGTATCTCAGATGCAATCCGCGCTGAATTCGCCCGTTCTAAGACCCCAATCGTGTTAGCAGGTTCAATTGATCCAGATGAACAAGTTGGTAGTGTTAATATCGATTACGTTGCAGCCGTTAAGGACGCAACTTTGAAGTTAATCAAGAATGGTAACGAAAAAGTGGCCTTCATCTGTGGTAACTTAGACTTCCCAATCAACAGCAAATATCGTTTACGTGGCTATAAAGATGCCTTGAACGAAGCTGGTATTCCGTATGATGAAAGCTTAATTTTCGAAACAGAATACAGCTACAGTGCTGGTGAAGCCTTATTCGGTAAGGTTCAAGCAACTGGTGCAACTGCTGCTGTTGTCAGTGACGATGAATTAGCTGTCGGTGTTTTAAACGCTGCTGTTGATGCGGGTGTTAACATCCCAACTGACTTTGAAATTGTGACAAGCAATAACACGAAGTTAACGGAAATGGTTCGTCCTAAGATGACATCTATCTCACAACCTTTATATGATATGGGTGCTGTTGGGATGCGTCTTTTAACGAAGATGATGAATAAAGAAGAAATCGATGATAAGACAATCCTATTGCCATATAGCATCGTTGATCGTCAATCAACTAAATAAAACAAAAATAAGCGGTGATTACATATCTGTATGTAATCACCGCTTATTTTTTATTCTGATTGACTATCTTTGGGTTCACCGTATGTGATGGTCCCATAGCCGTTGTTGTAGCCCATATAATGTTCCCAGAATGATTCGTAATTGCTACTTGTACCACCAATTCCGAATTCATATTGCGTTGCTTCTGGGGTCCAATTATTGTAAAGCGAGGTGACTTTACCACTGTCAACCGTCCGTGTATCACCGTTAATGGAAACAATACCCGGTAGTTGACCAGTTGCTTTAACAACTTTACTACTTGTCACAGTGCTTGGTTTTTCATGATCTTCTTCAAGTTTCATAATACTTGGATCGTTTTGATAGACGCTATTGGCTAATTTAGCCCAGTAACGTTGGTTAATCATGCTTGAACTATCGGTTAAGTTGCGACCGGTGCTATCATAACCCATCCAAGAAGCAAGGGTGATCCCTGGTGTACTACCGATAAACCATACATCACGGTTATCATTATTAGTCCCGGTTTTACCAACTAAGTTATTGGTATTGAAGTAGAGCTGATCGCTTAATTGCGTTGCAGTCCCATCAGTATCCGTTAAGACCCCCGATAACATTTGGTTCATGATGTAACTGGTAGCTTTCGAGAAGACTTTAGTTTTCTTAGAGTGATGTTTGTAAATGATATTACCAGCAGGGTCAGTAATTTTATCAATTACATAAGCGTCAACGTGTTGGCCTTCATCAGCAAATGTTGTAAAGGCACTTGCTTGGGCGAGCACACTAATCCCATCTTTGGTTCCCCCTAAAGCAAGACCCAATTGACTATATTCATCATCAGAAAGGTGAATCCCCATCTTATCCATATAGGTCGCAGGGTTAGTTGTTTTTCGTAACTTATTGTATAAGTTAACGGTAGGAATATTAAGGGATTGGGCTAAAGCCTTATCCGCGGGAATGAACTTGTTCTGAATCGTATTACCGTAATCGGTTGGGGCATATGTTTTGAAGTTGGTTTTAAAGTCAGCCAACATTGTTTTAGAACCAATTAATTTTTGATCAATTGCGGGGCCATAAACCAAGAGTGGTTTAATGGTTGAACCCGGTGATCGTTTAGTCAACATATAGTTAGTTTGTTTGAGAGAGAAGTCACGGCCCCCAACAAATGAAATCACTTTACCAGTCCGGTTATCGAGTAAGACACTCCCGTTTTGAACGGGTGTGTCACCAACTGATTGCAGACCAGTAATCGGATCGGTTGTTGTATCTTGATAGGTTGGCCCAAAAGAACTACCTTCTTGTTTGACGATTTCTTGCATAGAATCGTAGATATCTTTGTCAATTGTACTATGGATCTGATAACCCTTAGTACTTAGGAGTTCAGTTGCTTTTGTTTCATATTGTTTATAAAGCGTTGGACTACTATTAAGTTTCTTGGTCGAAACATTGGCTTCATTAGCGAGTTGTTTTGTCATGATGTCAGTTGCTTGTGATTCCAAAAGGTTATAAACGTAACCATAACGCTTAGAAGTTGATTCAGGTTCCGCTTTGGCTTGGAATTCACTCGTTAAATCGACTTTTTTAGCAGCTTGGTATTCTGCTTTGGTAATGCGATGATCACGATACATCCGGAACAAAACGGTATTCTTACGATCGAGTCCGTATTTCAAGTATTCAGGATCTTTCAAGGTACCGTCTTGATCGTACGGTGTATAGACGGAAGGACTTTGAGGAAGACCAGCAATATAAGCGGCTTCGGCTAATGTAAGATTCTTGGCATCCTTTCCAAATAATCCTTGAGCGGCTTCTTGCACACCAGCAACATTTTGGCCTTTATTATTACGACCGAGAGTTGCGATGTTTAAGTAATCTTGTAAGATTTCCTTTTTCGTGAAGTATTTGTCAACGCGTAAAGCAAGTAAAACTTCAGTTGCTTTACGTTTGAAGGTTACTTGGGATGTTAAGACTTGCATCTTGATTAACTGCTGCGTTAATGTCGAACCACCAGTTTGAGAACCAAAGCCGGTTAAATCAGAGATGACAGCTCGTAATAGGGCCTTTGGAACGACCCCTTGATGTTTATAGAAGTCTTCATCTTCGGTTGCGACAATCGCATCGGTTAAATAAGGCGACATCTCATTGATGCTGACAGGTGTTCGCGAAAGGTCGGTTTTAATTGCGCCAAATTTTGTGTTCTTGGCAAAATACAGACCAGCCGCTTGATCAGTGTTATCAAGTTGTTGTTTAAGCACCTGATAACTTGGGACTGGTTCTTCTTTCATCAACGCGGCAAAATAGCCGGCGCCAATCCCGAGTCCTAAGGCAAACATAATCAAACCGATTGAGATACCGTAGAGGACTAAACTTTTAAGTGCTTCTAAGAAAACGTTAAGCTTAAAAGTGAGGGGTTTAGCACTAAATTGATCGACAAATGTCCGATTCTGATCTTTGTCTTGATGGTTAAACCAATTATTAAGCCAAGGCATGGAATGTGATAATTTCGTTTTAATCTTGGAAAATAGCGTATTGACTTTGCGACGCCCTTTAGAGATGAGGGCTGATGCGTGCTTTTGCCGTTGGCTGGAACGCTGCTTTGAATCTTTCAAATAATAACGCCACCTTTTTTCTCATACTGTCCAATATTATATAATAGTTTTTCTGAATATTATACCTGTATTTAAATTTGTAAGGTAAATGAAAAATATGGCATCGTCATACCAATCAATATTCAGGCAGTGATTGGCATTGTAGTGGAAACGCTAACTGTCATGTATACCAATATTTCAACGACGATTTAAAATT
This DNA window, taken from Latilactobacillus sakei, encodes the following:
- a CDS encoding peptidase M24 family protein, with product MNNQLAQLQNWLVENNMDVAYISNPTNILYFTGFESDPAERVLALFVFADQDPFLFTPQLEVESAKKAGWKLDVYGYLDHEDPYAIIADQIKKRIANPTRWALEKDDLPVQRYEAILKQFPNATFPGDASRFMENLKLIKTPAEIALMEAAGREADYAFEVGFNALKAGKTEQDIVAEIEYALMRKGVMHMSFDTIVQSGINAANPHGGPEANILTPDALVLFDLGTLHKGYMSDATRTVAFGKPDAKSLEIHKVCLEANLAAQDAVKPGITAAELDKIARDVITKAGYGEYFIHRLGHGIGTSEHEFPSIMEGNDMIIKPGMCFSIEPGIYIPGVAGVRIEDCVHVTETGAESFTHMTKELQTF
- the ccpA gene encoding catabolite control protein A, translated to MEKQTITIYDVAREADVSMATVSRVVNGNPNVKPATRKKVLEVIDRLDYRPNAVARGLASKKTTTVGVIIPDVSDIYFASLARGIDDVATMYKYNIILANSDENNQKEVQVLNTLLAKQVDGLIYMGHSISDAIRAEFARSKTPIVLAGSIDPDEQVGSVNIDYVAAVKDATLKLIKNGNEKVAFICGNLDFPINSKYRLRGYKDALNEAGIPYDESLIFETEYSYSAGEALFGKVQATGATAAVVSDDELAVGVLNAAVDAGVNIPTDFEIVTSNNTKLTEMVRPKMTSISQPLYDMGAVGMRLLTKMMNKEEIDDKTILLPYSIVDRQSTK
- a CDS encoding carboxypeptidase, which encodes MKDSKQRSSQRQKHASALISKGRRKVNTLFSKIKTKLSHSMPWLNNWFNHQDKDQNRTFVDQFSAKPLTFKLNVFLEALKSLVLYGISIGLIMFALGLGIGAGYFAALMKEEPVPSYQVLKQQLDNTDQAAGLYFAKNTKFGAIKTDLSRTPVSINEMSPYLTDAIVATEDEDFYKHQGVVPKALLRAVISDLTGFGSQTGGSTLTQQLIKMQVLTSQVTFKRKATEVLLALRVDKYFTKKEILQDYLNIATLGRNNKGQNVAGVQEAAQGLFGKDAKNLTLAEAAYIAGLPQSPSVYTPYDQDGTLKDPEYLKYGLDRKNTVLFRMYRDHRITKAEYQAAKKVDLTSEFQAKAEPESTSKRYGYVYNLLESQATDIMTKQLANEANVSTKKLNSSPTLYKQYETKATELLSTKGYQIHSTIDKDIYDSMQEIVKQEGSSFGPTYQDTTTDPITGLQSVGDTPVQNGSVLLDNRTGKVISFVGGRDFSLKQTNYMLTKRSPGSTIKPLLVYGPAIDQKLIGSKTMLADFKTNFKTYAPTDYGNTIQNKFIPADKALAQSLNIPTVNLYNKLRKTTNPATYMDKMGIHLSDDEYSQLGLALGGTKDGISVLAQASAFTTFADEGQHVDAYVIDKITDPAGNIIYKHHSKKTKVFSKATSYIMNQMLSGVLTDTDGTATQLSDQLYFNTNNLVGKTGTNNDNRDVWFIGSTPGITLASWMGYDSTGRNLTDSSSMINQRYWAKLANSVYQNDPSIMKLEEDHEKPSTVTSSKVVKATGQLPGIVSINGDTRTVDSGKVTSLYNNWTPEATQYEFGIGGTSSNYESFWEHYMGYNNGYGTITYGEPKDSQSE